The genomic window ACAGAGCAGCacaggaaaaaaacacaaaaaaaaaacacgttcAAGCTTAAGCAATGATTAGTAGCCCCACAGTACAGCCCTAAGAACATTATCCATTCAAGTCATGTTAGTTTGAGTCAAGAGACGTATGCGATTCTGAATGGGGAGAAAGGAAATAATAAAGCCACATGTGATGGCAGTGACAGAAACAGCCTCTATAAGTAAACTCAATCAACTAAAATGAACCAGAGTGCCTCATCTTGCCATGCAGTGCAGGGGGTATCGGTTTAGAGAAGAGTAAATCACAATCTCAGCTATATGTATGCTGTGTGAGAAGTAAATCTAATATACAGAGCTTTGCATTATAAAGAGCAGGTTACAGCTGCAAAAATGCACAATTACTTACCGTAGTGGAGAACTCTTTATAAACCGCACGCTCCTGAGGGGATAGCGACTAggaaaaaagcaaaaaagagAGGGAAATGTGTTACTATAAATCTCCAAgctcacacatttatttttgtaataagttAAAGAAATGgaaaatcttttttaaaatgtggtTTAACACACATGTGCCAAATCAATTAACTTTGTATTTCTATGAATAGTATTTACAGTTATTCATAAATATCATTTATGTTTTTTGCAGATTCACACTACATTTTACCTGAAAAATTAGCTTTGTTTTGCAAAAATTAAAAAGTCGTTAAGTTTTTGATaaaaaagtataataataacagacgaatattaataaaataatactttttaaaataaaattcatatgTGCATTTAAGTGATTGTACAtatgaattgtatttttaatgcatttctgAACTCCTTAATATATAGTACCATGCCATTTACCCAGTAATAAACAAAGTGTATTTGATTTGCACAACTGGATGATTCAACAAACTTCTTACCTTTACCCAAGCGTCAAGCTCAGCTTTGTACTCTAGCTGTTGTTCCTCCACCTGTTTTTTATATTTGTCCTTCTGGCTCTGACTAAGCTTGTGCCATCTCTTGCCGATCTCAACCATGCGCTCCTTCAGGCTGAAGTGATTCAGCTCACCGTTAGTTAAAAGTTCCTGAGAGAACATTTGATATCCGCTCCTGAGGTCAGCAAGAAGAAGAAaagttttggtaacactttatttcacagtgtccttgttacatatgttacatgtacttactatagtaataacagtaaaatatgtAAGTAAATTAGTTCACccttaaatgaaaattctgtcataaattactcaccctcatgtcgttccaaacccttaagactttcgttcatcttcggaacacaaatgaagatctttttgatgaaatctgagggatttctgtccctccattgacagtccacgcaactaccactttgatacttcaaaaagttcataaagagatcgcaaaactaatccatatgaattgagctgtttagtccaaattttctgaagagactcgatcactttatatgatgaacagattgaatttaggcttttattcacatataaacattcctcatctcacacatcagttgtggtaaagggaagctcaagcatgtttgcttgaggTTATttctcgtgtgttatgcagcacgtatgagcttctgcaagaggtTTGCTCTCACGTGTGAAGCAGTTTCAGATgaacttctgtttatgttcgctgatcaatgtttatatgtgaataaaagcctaaattcaatcttttcatcataaaaagcgatcaagtctcttcagaaaatttcgACTAAatcgctcaattcatatggattagttttacaatctctttataaactttttgaagcgtcaaaatgGTAGTcacgtagctgtctatggagggagagaaagctctcagatttcatcaaaaagatcttcatttgtgttccgaagatgaacgaaagtcttacgggattggaacgacatgaggatgagtaattactgacagaattttaatttaggcgaaataaccctttaataacatgcaaccaaaccaaccaaaaaccataaaaaaagaacatgttgttgattaatattactcagtagcttaatgtataattacactgtaacaaggacaccttaaaataaagtgtaataataaaaaaaaaatttacacgAAGAAAAATCTCTCTGGAAGCAACAAGctaaaaatgtgacacttacACCGGAGGCTTTTTAGGCTCGCCATCAAATTTTGGTTTTCTTTGTCCCTGACCTGACAGAACTGTCCTCATCTCTAACAGTTCTCTctgcagaataaaaaaataagaagaaatatGAGCAAAGAGACTTTTTCTATTGATCCTAAATGCAAAGACAAGACATAAGACAAGTCTATGTTGAAATGCTCATGAAAACAGATGAGCAAGCTGATAAACCACTacttatacatatatatatatatatatatgtatatgactAAAGTTAGCACACATCAAGATGCCAGATTCATGAGAATATGCAAGAATAAGTAACAGAACACTGAAATGAAGACATTTAAACAACACTGCAATGATGTCAAATCACGCTCATCAAACAAAAGTACAAGTTCCACCAAATTCAGCTGGAAACAGCACAAACTAAGCCTACACACGTTGAGATACAAGTGCATCCATTGCAGACCCCTCCACCTCTATTCTAGGGAGGAGGAATGTTAGGGGTGaccaacattttgacatttcttCAGCACAGGTGAGAAGACAGTGGTCAAAACGTCTGGTCACTGACCACGGTCCGGTACTGAACCTCGTATCGCTTCTGGTCCTCTGCAGCCTTCTTGATCCAAGGAATCTTCTCCTTCTTTTCCATGGCCTTCCAAGCAGCATCCATTGCATTCTGCGCTTTCTTCCGGTCATTCTGTGAAGAGCAACAgtttaagttttaaaaaagtgttGCGGTTGCCAAAGTACTTGGGAAAAGCTGTGCAAAGCAAGCCAATCAGTACAGATATGCTTAATATGTGAAGTGTGGTTTTAGACCAATGAGATTTTACTGTGGGTGAATCAGAATTTTTTAATACAACTTTTTGTGGTTAAAATCATTCATGTTGCTCTTACTCTGTATTTAACCAGATAGTCTCCTATCACGCTCTGCTGCCACATCTCCTCTGGAGTCTTCGGCGTTTCGGGAAGACGCGTTTTCTTCTTACCGTCTCGTTTCTCTTTTGAAAGCCCATGCCCCCATTGATCCAGCTCAGGGTCACGACACCGTTCCTACGGCACAACAAGAAGAAGCCACTTCTCATTCTGATTCAGACAGCATACCACAAGAGCATAACAGCATGCATGTACATAAACAAGGACATCTTGCACATGCCCACCTTCGCAGATGGGGATTTGGCCCTCAGGGGGCTGCCTGCACCCGCTATGCTCAGCTTGGTGCCTCCCATCTTCTCCTCTCCCATCACACGCTCCCTCTCCTCATCTGGGAGACTCTGCAGAGAGATGGCGTTTGAGACAAAGTGTCAAAATAAGCAGAGcctcactttaaagaaagaatcAAGAATTCAACAGTATCTGTTTTAAGAGTATGGTGCCTTGTACTTACCTCAATAAACCTCTGAAGGTCAATCTCATACTGTTTCTTTTTCTGATGAGACATTGATAAACATCTTTAGTTAAGCCAGTGTTAATGTAACAACTGTGTTATCAAGAATTGTTAtaataatcagatatttattattattcttattaatcATGCCTGCTTTGCCAGTTAACTGAAATGTTTAGCTTCCCGCTTTGTCAGTTCCACAATCTACtgactttttttgttaattttcagttttcagttaagattcttttttaagaaatagtacttttattcaacaaggatatattaaattgatcaaaagttacagtaaagaaatgtataatgttacaaaagacttTCTGCTCATCAAACAATCCTGAAAAAGTtatatcactgtttccacaaaaatattaagcagcacaaaatgaaaaagaaatgcttcttgagcacccaatcagcatattagagtgatttctgaagggtcatgtgacactaaagactggagtaatgatgctgacaaattcagatttgccatcacaggaataaattacattttacaatatattaaaatagaaaacagttcatttaaattgtaatttttaacaatattactgttttattgtatttttgatcaaataaagttTCGGGACATGAGTATGAGCaagttttgtgaattttttggaatatttaaaatagttaagagagagtaagttactttgcttcatgaccatgtggtcctgtgcaggtgtctgaatgatgtcacatcctgtcacatgatattgaccgcatgacttgatccaaaacgGTCTCTTTagattggttactccaaatgacatcaatgaaattaatgtttttggacattctttctcataacaaagcaaagacttctacacataattttaatataattttgcactatgttgatatacgatataataaaatcatgccactagaaataatatatacatttattacattttaagatattttaatcacaaatgaaatggctgtattggcctttggacggttaaaccgaatgaccttttgacacttcaaaatctttaaaatacctttatatgtagcaaaatataaataaaaccttttgagatctagttgtactaccttacatactttggatgtcataactttttttatttttattactattaaagcctttggacaaaaaaaaatatgcgtcacatcattgacccatatactAAATGcagtagagttacattcaagctattttaaggcatgaagaactttttttcacaggaaaaaacgtttgaatgtgtcattttggtgatcaaagatgagttttaagggataaaattattgactttaatattttcttcttttttgggGGTTtaaacaattgagaatggaTGGTTTAGGGATGGGACAATTGGATGGGACAATTGAGACCTGTTCGCATCGTTTCTGGAACATGTCCTTCTCTTTCTGGGTCATCATCTTCCACTGCTTACTGCATAGCACCATTCGCTCCGTGCTTGGCACATCCTTCATGTTTACCATTAGTTCAGCACAGTACAGAGAATAGCCATTTCTGCAGAAGATAGCCATAAAAATAGACTTAAAAACTGCATATATATGAAATACTGCAAATATATAGACAAGAACCACTAGTTGATTTCAAAACGCCCAACAACAAAAGCAGCATATCTTGGTTAGATAAGTCTGCATAAGCCATGCAAAACAACTAAATTAAGAGATTCCTGAGAAAACCAAATGTTACAAAGTGGTTTAATACATACGGTGGTGGTTTGGTTGGCCGGCCATCAAACTTGTCCTTGAGCTGTCGTTCAGCCTTGGTCAAAACAGACTTGACATGCTCCTCAGAGTTTGCATCTGGATGAGCTTCAAAGTACACTCTCATGCTGTCCTGTATGAGGAAGTAGTATTTCACAAACTTCACAATTTACTTTATCACTCTAATCAAGAAAGACTTCATCATCTTAGCCTCAGTGAGAACACAAAGACATACCTCATAGTGTTTCTGCAGCTCTAGAGCTTTGCTGATCCATTTCAGCCTTTTTTTGTCAGGTAACTGGGACCACTGTCTGCGTAATGCTTCCTTCAGCTCCTTCTGGCTTACCTACAAGAATCAAACATGGAAAAGTAAGTGTAGGTCCATCCATAAACAGTTGAATATGATGAAATGCACTCAAATGGACTTTGATTCAGTAACTCAGTTTGTACTTGAGTTGCTTTACCAAGGCTATATGACCACTAGGGTCTTTTCCCCTGCCAAATTCTGTTACCTCTGGGTGAACTTTCATGTAGGTCTTCTTCTCATGGTTGTACCATAACTGCTGAGGGGTCTTGGGCTTCTCTGGGTGATCGGACTTCTTTCTCTCCTCTATTAAATCTGGGTGGTCCTCCCTAAAAACAATGGAAGCGCCTCACTGAATCACCAGTAAAAAAACAACTGACATGCTTGTGTAAGGTACTTTTGTGTGGAGGATTTGTGTGGACACTAACTTGAATCGTGCCATGTTCTTCTCAAAagactctttctctctctggaaCTCTTGAATGTACTTGAGCTGACAAAAGTAACAGTGcaaatttaaaagcaaaacaaaTGACCTTCAAAAGTAATATTTACAAGAACTTTGAGAAAAACAATGAGAAACAAGAATGAAATTCTACAAATACCAGCACTTCACATACTGTAAATACCAAAGCAGCACTGCAATTTTTTAACGAACATCAACAATTTAGGTTAAAATGTATGGgaatttacaaaataaagtatatattaCCATTATGTTATCATTTCAGTTATATTTTTCActagtattaaagggttagttcacccaaaaaagaaaattctgtcattaattactcatgtcgttccacacccgtaagacttttgttcatcttcggaacacaaattaagatatttttgataaaattacTGACTTggcaaactgccaaagtcacgtgatttcagtaaacgaggttTCGTTagatcataagtgtttcgaaacgttttgaaatttcgatggttcatgtgactttggcagtttgatacatgctctgaaccactgattcgaaacaaaagattcataaagctttgaagcttcatgaagcagtgttttaaaatcgcccatcactagatattgttgaataaagttgttttttgttttttttttgtgcacaaaaagtattctcgtcgcttcataacattaaggttgaatcactgtagtcacatgaactgttttaaatatgtctttagtagctttctggacatttgaaagtgtaaattgtcttgctgtcaatccatcggatttcatcaaaaagatcttaatttgtgttccgaagatgaacgaaggtcttacggttgtggaacgacattttaagtaaaaatattCTCAATTGATGTAGAATTATAAAAATTTtcttttagtattatttatatactgttatacattatttattaatattttgaaatgtttaatattttttagtcTTCATTTTATTTCTATGTAGCTTTAatcaattttatttcagttttatctaaaaaatgttaattttagttctTCAAATTAATCATTACAAAtagtatttctattttttttaagtttaaattcattcatctaatatatttatatttaaaacagttcatctTTGCTGCACTTACCAAAaccaattattaataattttagttttatttaacaacaTCACTGAGTTCCATGCATAATAATTAGAAAAGAATGAACAAAATACAGtcttcaaaacaaaaaagagtTCAAAGTTTCAAGTATAGCATGTCACACTGAAGGACAAGTAAACTTGCCAAAGTATTTAATGTCAACTACCCACAAAAACTAACCTTTTTCTTTTCAGGAAGCTCTTTGTACTTTTTGGACAGAATCTTGGTGAGATCCAAGTTGCTCATCTCAGGGTGGATTTTTGCATACTTGGCTCGCTTCTCCATAAAGAAGCGAAAGTAGGGAGTGAGGGGTTTCTTTGGGAAGTCTGGATGTGTCTAAACGGAGTTAAATGCATAAACGCACTCTATTAGTTGACAACACATCAGGGTAAATCATGAAATTTAATTAGGATAAAAGAGATAAAGAACTATTGATATATTAGCATTCTCACCTTCAGTTTTTTCCCCTTGTAAGGGTTCTTCACATATTCAATAGCATCCACAATGAGCTCTGTCATCGTTCTGTATTTACGCACCTAGGGTGGGAAAATTATTATACAACTCCATTTGATTCAAGacaaataatcattttaatgttCTGATTATTACTGTGCCAGCAAagttcaaagtaaaataaactttacatgGACAATCTAAACAGAACGTCTTTCACATAAACGTCTATCAGTGTTATTTGGAAAACAGGCACATTGTTGCTTTAGCTCACTGGAATTTGGCTCACCTCTGTGGAAACTTTCTGCCATTTCTGCTTACACATGTCTCCCGTGAAACCCCCAAACCCCACCTTCTCCCAGTCAAAATGAGACTCTGTGGTTTTATACTTCATTGTGTCTCCATCAGGTAGCAGACTGCGTATCCTCTCCAGCAGTGTCAGACAGTCCTCTTTGCTCCATGTATCTGCATCTAACAAAAACAGTGCACACCAAAGCACTGAGCATGTTGAATGGCCAAAACCAAAGGGTGTTTTTCATTGCTGACAAAGACAGTGTAAttgttgtgtgtctgtgtgtatatgTCCTTTATTGACAGCATGTGAGCGTACTTGTCTCAATTTTGATTCGTCCTGCCTGGGTGCCAGACACACTGGTGCTGCCAttcatgatgacagaattcacCAAGCTCCACCTTGACACTTCACTGGCCAAGTGGCTGCATAGAGAGAGCAAGACAATTCAAAGTTAGGATGTGAATATGGCAAACCtcttcaacattttttttatttaaactaacACTTATTTAATTACTAATAAtttggtgaaccactgaaatttcgaaagGTTTCGAAAAACTTTGGCAGTTGGAaacacgctccaaaccactgattcaaaacaaaagattgataaagcttcaaagcttcatgaagcagtgttttgaaatcaccctcactagaaattgttgaataaagtcattattttgttttgttggcgcacaaaaaaatattctcgtcgcttcataacattaaggttgaactactgtagtaacatgaactgtttaaaatacatctttagtagctttctgggcatttgaaagtgttaattaacttgctgtcaatagaggcctcgctgagcccattggattttatcaaaaatatcttaatttgtgttctgaagatgaacaaaactcttacgggtgtggaacgacatgagggtgagtaattaatgacagaagtatcatttttggctgaactaaccctttaatagtgaCATTCATTAGATACTAATAGTGCTTATTCTCTGCTACCGGTCGCTATCGCAATatctaattattatattattatattgtatattattatatagcacatttttgatatattagtatatatacTTTGGACTGTTACTAGTAGCATTTTCTTTCTTGTTAGTAACAACTGCTTTTTAACTTTTCATATTGTATTAACTAGTAAAAATtagtttaattaaaaatcttacttgtaaaattataaatgttactgGCAATAACTGGAATACACATTAATAGCATCTAATAAACAGGTGCCAGTGTCTATTCATTTAATGTTAGGAAAACAGGTATACTATTTTAATACTGATAACTATTTGAACTGTTACACATAAGTAACTAAAGAATAAGCACTAGAACCAAATTAATAgtcaattataatatataaatactagTCAGAAGAGAATAGCTGATATCTGTAGCCCATATAATATCCTGATATAATTCAAAagtaaaatgtgtaatatgttATCAGTAACAATGGAATAGTTACTTGCCATTATTGAGTGAATAATAACAAAGAAGTAACGCCAATGACTAATTGAATATATACTAGTCACAACTGGAGTAAGTGCATAAACACTAGTATCTACAGAACAGGTTCTTGTGAGATTGAAAATGATACTAGTCACCACTGTACTAACagcaattaaagggatagttcacacaaaaatgaaaattttgtcatcatttactcaccctcaagttgttccaaacctatgtgaatttctttgttctgctgaacacaaagttAGATATTCAgaaaaatgtttgtaaccaagcagatctcgcccactattgactaccatagtaggaaaataaatactatggtagtcaattaGGGGGCGGGATTTGCTTGGTTataaacattcttccaaatatcttcctttgtgttcagcagaacaaagaaattcacataggtttggaacaacttgagggtgagtaaatgatgacaaaattttcattttttgtgtgaactatcaaAAACAGAGGCTAGTTAGTTTTAaggaataaatgtttaaaaaaaaagcttgcCATAATGGCAATAAGCGAAATTAGTTATCATAAACTCATATCATAAATTAAAGACCTGTAAATCAGTAAAAAGTGCAGTGTAACTTTAGTATTATTTCCATAgtattatagtgtttgttaaAATTTGaagtagcttttatttttatactttcagtTTTAGTATGTGCATTTGAATGTATTAGTTATTTTTATCTACATAGCGTTAATTTAGTAGTTTTAGAAATTGAAGAACTTCAgcaaacttatttcagttaatgtcaCTATGTAACTAattgttttagttaacaataacaacataaaatgtaataaaggaTGATTTACAATTAATGTATTAAACAAATGGTTcgattttattgttattattattattttgtgaatGTGGTACGATTAATGAAATGTATTGGATGTCATCACTGCCACCCAGAGGAACATGTGCCCATGCCCCGCCTCTGGACCACCTCGACACGGGCGCGTCATTACGCCGTGGCCATACCAGCGCACCAGCGGCGGCGAGCGGCGAGAAACCATGACAGGATGCTATGATTGTACATTTCCAACGCTTTTACGTGATCAAGCCGTGATTTTCATCTTGGTTCACCTAGAGCGACCGGCTAAGTAAAACATCCAGGAAGGACCGACAGCTACCCGAGTTTCCTGCCCGATTCGAGCCATGATTTGAGGATGCGCGAGAAACGCACGTACATGGTGTCGGGGGTCATCTTGGCAAGGAATGGCAGGAAAGACTTTCCTTTTTGGATTATGTAACCGCGACCAGCGAGACGCGAGGACGAATACGACCCTTGCTCGAGCGCATCAGTGTCTGCGGAAGTGTCGGTCTCTCCTCCGGTTCTCCGCGAGCGCCCACTGTTTACATGCTGCCAGTTCAGCACATTCATAGGCGAGTACTTCACTGTGCGTAAATACATTACGGACATTTTATTTTCTGATACGTGAGAGATGTGACATACGATTCAACACATATAGGCTTTGCTTCAGCgcctatttaaatgtttaactgcTTTTATATATACTCTAATTCGTGATTATTTCAACTTCAGTAACAACGAACAAACTTTAAGTCCAGTGTTACACTGGCATTCGAAGAAAGGCTCGCATGTATACTTTAAATACTTAGCCAGTATCGCAATACTTACTTTATGTTACGTTTATGTTATGTCGTTTAGCCCGCAACA from Megalobrama amblycephala isolate DHTTF-2021 linkage group LG17, ASM1881202v1, whole genome shotgun sequence includes these protein-coding regions:
- the ubtfl gene encoding upstream binding transcription factor, like isoform X1, with product MNGSTSVSGTQAGRIKIETNADTWSKEDCLTLLERIRSLLPDGDTMKYKTTESHFDWEKVGFGGFTGDMCKQKWQKVSTEVRKYRTMTELIVDAIEYVKNPYKGKKLKTHPDFPKKPLTPYFRFFMEKRAKYAKIHPEMSNLDLTKILSKKYKELPEKKKLKYIQEFQREKESFEKNMARFKEDHPDLIEERKKSDHPEKPKTPQQLWYNHEKKTYMKVHPEVSQKELKEALRRQWSQLPDKKRLKWISKALELQKHYEFVKYYFLIQDSMRVYFEAHPDANSEEHVKSVLTKAERQLKDKFDGRPTKPPPNGYSLYCAELMVNMKDVPSTERMVLCSKQWKMMTQKEKDMFQKRCEQKKKQYEIDLQRFIESLPDEERERVMGEEKMGGTKLSIAGAGSPLRAKSPSAKERCRDPELDQWGHGLSKEKRDGKKKTRLPETPKTPEEMWQQSVIGDYLVKYRNDRKKAQNAMDAAWKAMEKKEKIPWIKKAAEDQKRYEVQYRTVRELLEMRTVLSGQGQRKPKFDGEPKKPPVSGYQMFSQELLTNGELNHFSLKERMVEIGKRWHKLSQSQKDKYKKQVEEQQLEYKAELDAWVKSLSPQERAVYKEFSTTKRRSTTKARGPGAKVRVTKGKAVGARAATVGPGGGKRSMAYRAKQDTSDSDDDDEKTDTSDSEDEDDESSGSTDSDDEDEDDENDDEDEDDEDDDRSDGSSSSSSEDSSDSDSD
- the ubtfl gene encoding upstream binding transcription factor, like isoform X5, with the protein product MNGSTSVSGTQAGRIKIETNADTWSKEDCLTLLERIRSLLPDGDTMKYKTTESHFDWEKVGFGGFTGDMCKQKWQKVSTEVRKYRTMTELIVDAIEYVKNPYKGKKLKTHPDFPKKPLTPYFRFFMEKRAKYAKIHPEMSNLDLTKILSKKYKELPEKKKLKYIQEFQREKESFEKNMARFKEDHPDLIEERKKSDHPEKPKTPQQLWYNHEKKTYMKVHPEVSQKELKEALRRQWSQLPDKKRLKWISKALELQKHYEDSMRVYFEAHPDANSEEHVKSVLTKAERQLKDKFDGRPTKPPPNGYSLYCAELMVNMKDVPSTERMVLCSKQWKMMTQKEKDMFQKRCEQKKKQYEIDLQRFIESLPDEERERVMGEEKMGGTKLSIAGAGSPLRAKSPSAKERCRDPELDQWGHGLSKEKRDGKKKTRLPETPKTPEEMWQQSVIGDYLVKYRNDRKKAQNAMDAAWKAMEKKEKIPWIKKAAEDQKRYERELLEMRTVLSGQGQRKPKFDGEPKKPPVSGYQMFSQELLTNGELNHFSLKERMVEIGKRWHKLSQSQKDKYKKQVEEQQLEYKAELDAWVKSLSPQERAVYKEFSTTKRRSTTKARGPGAKVRVTKGKAVGARAATVGPGGGKRSMAYRAKQDTSDSDDDDEKTDTSDSEDEDDESSGSTDSDDEDEDDENDDEDEDDEDDDRSDGSSSSSSEDSSDSDSD
- the ubtfl gene encoding upstream binding transcription factor, like isoform X4; the encoded protein is MNGSTSVSGTQAGRIKIETNADTWSKEDCLTLLERIRSLLPDGDTMKYKTTESHFDWEKVGFGGFTGDMCKQKWQKVSTEVRKYRTMTELIVDAIEYVKNPYKGKKLKTHPDFPKKPLTPYFRFFMEKRAKYAKIHPEMSNLDLTKILSKKYKELPEKKKLKYIQEFQREKESFEKNMARFKEDHPDLIEERKKSDHPEKPKTPQQLWYNHEKKTYMKVHPEVSQKELKEALRRQWSQLPDKKRLKWISKALELQKHYEDSMRVYFEAHPDANSEEHVKSVLTKAERQLKDKFDGRPTKPPPNGYSLYCAELMVNMKDVPSTERMVLCSKQWKMMTQKEKDMFQKRCEQKKKQYEIDLQRFIESLPDEERERVMGEEKMGGTKLSIAGAGSPLRAKSPSAKERCRDPELDQWGHGLSKEKRDGKKKTRLPETPKTPEEMWQQSVIGDYLVKYRNDRKKAQNAMDAAWKAMEKKEKIPWIKKAAEDQKRYEVQYRTVRELLEMRTVLSGQGQRKPKFDGEPKKPPVSGYQMFSQELLTNGELNHFSLKERMVEIGKRWHKLSQSQKDKYKKQVEEQQLEYKAELDAWVKSLSPQERAVYKEFSTTKRRSTTKARGPGAKVRVTKGKAVGARAATVGPGGGKRSMAYRAKQDTSDSDDDDEKTDTSDSEDEDDESSGSTDSDDEDEDDENDDEDEDDEDDDRSDGSSSSSSEDSSDSDSD
- the ubtfl gene encoding upstream binding transcription factor, like isoform X3, which encodes MNGSTSVSGTQAGRIKIETNADTWSKEDCLTLLERIRSLLPDGDTMKYKTTESHFDWEKVGFGGFTGDMCKQKWQKVSTEVRKYRTMTELIVDAIEYVKNPYKGKKLKTHPDFPKKPLTPYFRFFMEKRAKYAKIHPEMSNLDLTKILSKKYKELPEKKKLKYIQEFQREKESFEKNMARFKEDHPDLIEERKKSDHPEKPKTPQQLWYNHEKKTYMKVHPEVSQKELKEALRRQWSQLPDKKRLKWISKALELQKHYEFVKYYFLIQDSMRVYFEAHPDANSEEHVKSVLTKAERQLKDKFDGRPTKPPPNGYSLYCAELMVNMKDVPSTERMVLCSKQWKMMTQKEKDMFQKRCEQKKKQYEIDLQRFIESLPDEERERVMGEEKMGGTKLSIAGAGSPLRAKSPSAKERCRDPELDQWGHGLSKEKRDGKKKTRLPETPKTPEEMWQQSVIGDYLVKYRNDRKKAQNAMDAAWKAMEKKEKIPWIKKAAEDQKRYERELLEMRTVLSGQGQRKPKFDGEPKKPPVSGYQMFSQELLTNGELNHFSLKERMVEIGKRWHKLSQSQKDKYKKQVEEQQLEYKAELDAWVKSLSPQERAVYKEFSTTKRRSTTKARGPGAKVRVTKGKAVGARAATVGPGGGKRSMAYRAKQDTSDSDDDDEKTDTSDSEDEDDESSGSTDSDDEDEDDENDDEDEDDEDDDRSDGSSSSSSEDSSDSDSD
- the ubtfl gene encoding upstream binding transcription factor, like isoform X2, which encodes MNGSTSVSGTQAGRIKIETNADTWSKEDCLTLLERIRSLLPDGDTMKYKTTESHFDWEKVGFGGFTGDMCKQKWQKVSTEVRKYRTMTELIVDAIEYVKNPYKGKKLKTHPDFPKKPLTPYFRFFMEKRAKYAKIHPEMSNLDLTKILSKKYKELPEKKKLKYIQEFQREKESFEKNMARFKEDHPDLIEERKKSDHPEKPKTPQQLWYNHEKKTYMKVHPEVSQKELKEALRRQWSQLPDKKRLKWISKALELQKHYEFVKYYFLIQDSMRVYFEAHPDANSEEHVKSVLTKAERQLKDKFDGRPTKPPPNGYSLYCAELMVNMKDVPSTERMVLCSKQWKMMTQKEKDMFQKRCEQKKKQYEIDLQRFIESLPDEERERVMGEEKMGGTKLSIAGAGSPLRAKSPSAKERCRDPELDQWGHGLSKEKRDGKKKTRLPETPKTPEEMWQQSVIGDYLVKYRNDRKKAQNAMDAAWKAMEKKEKIPWIKKAAEDQKRYEVQYRTVRELLEMRTVLSGQGQRKPKFDGEPKKPPVSGYQMFSQELLTNGELNHFSLKERMVEIGKRWHKLSQSQKDKYKKQVEEQQLEYKAELDAWVKSLSPQERAVYKEFSTTKRRSTTKARGPGAKVRVTKGKAVGARAATVGPGGGKRSMAYRAKDTSDSDDDDEKTDTSDSEDEDDESSGSTDSDDEDEDDENDDEDEDDEDDDRSDGSSSSSSEDSSDSDSD